Proteins from one Desulfonema limicola genomic window:
- a CDS encoding sigma-54 interaction domain-containing protein, giving the protein MKYFFTPSYARTLEKLEIIRSSLRWKSELDYTGIQNILAQINQVREEIILLAAKERFRQGINDNIDDNKDFGSNKRSSRKQALLDRNFIFDGVFGDNENLLEMLEIAEKAARTYLPVLIEGESGTGKELLAKVIHANSPRAGESFVSVNCGAITPTLLESELFGHVKGSFTGSLKDRKGKFETAHKGTIFLDEIGELPKESQVKLLRVLENGDIQRVGSDETIYVDTRIIAATNRYLFQMVKNKKFREDLYYRLSVISLTLPPLRERKDEIPLLIDYFCTEAAEKLDKSRITLSPRLRHFLMNHSFRGNIRELRNIIYRITCLADDTADLRHLPEVIRPELSDSNAHDNLKTKNISLDEARKSASDEAEKKYLEDSLKQVKGNVTTLAKYLNMNRSYLQTLLKKRGIKPRDFKSV; this is encoded by the coding sequence GTGAAATACTTTTTTACCCCCTCATATGCTCGAACCCTTGAAAAATTGGAGATTATTCGATCAAGCCTGCGCTGGAAATCAGAACTTGATTATACCGGCATTCAAAATATACTCGCACAAATAAATCAGGTAAGGGAGGAAATTATCCTGCTTGCCGCAAAAGAAAGATTCAGGCAGGGTATTAATGATAATATTGATGATAACAAGGATTTTGGCTCAAATAAAAGGAGCAGCAGAAAACAGGCTTTACTTGACCGTAATTTTATATTTGACGGCGTGTTTGGGGATAATGAAAACCTTTTGGAAATGCTTGAAATAGCTGAAAAAGCAGCGCGAACCTATCTTCCTGTTCTCATAGAAGGAGAAAGCGGAACAGGCAAGGAGCTTCTTGCAAAAGTCATACATGCAAACAGTCCCAGGGCAGGCGAGTCTTTTGTGTCTGTTAATTGCGGGGCTATTACTCCCACCCTTTTGGAATCCGAGCTTTTCGGGCATGTCAAAGGTTCTTTTACCGGCTCTTTGAAAGACCGTAAAGGAAAATTTGAAACTGCTCATAAAGGAACCATATTTCTTGATGAAATAGGCGAATTGCCAAAAGAAAGCCAGGTTAAACTTCTGAGGGTTCTTGAAAACGGCGATATTCAAAGGGTCGGTTCCGATGAAACCATTTATGTTGACACCCGTATTATAGCAGCAACAAACCGTTATTTATTTCAGATGGTAAAAAACAAAAAGTTCAGAGAGGATTTGTACTATCGCCTCAGCGTTATCAGTCTGACACTTCCGCCGCTTAGAGAACGGAAAGATGAAATTCCCCTGCTTATTGATTATTTTTGTACCGAGGCTGCTGAAAAATTAGACAAATCAAGAATAACGCTGTCGCCCAGGCTGCGGCATTTTCTTATGAATCATTCTTTCAGGGGAAATATCAGGGAGCTTCGCAATATTATTTACAGGATAACATGCCTTGCTGACGATACAGCAGATTTAAGACATCTTCCAGAGGTTATCCGTCCTGAACTGTCAGATTCAAACGCACATGATAATTTAAAAACAAAAAATATAAGCCTGGATGAAGCAAGAAAATCTGCAAGTGATGAAGCAGAAAAAAAATATCTTGAAGATAGCCTGAAACAGGTAAAAGGAAATGTAACCACCCTTGCAAAATATCTGAATATGAACCGCTCCTATTTGCAGACCTTGTTGAAAAAGCGAGGGATAAAACCCAGAGATTTTAAATCAGTATAA
- a CDS encoding peptidase domain-containing ABC transporter, with amino-acid sequence MSGLLQFISETYAFSGFSPEDIEYITAGCQVKSYDLGDDIIKAGEFSPGLWLVRSGKVRMFTQKGKKEISTGICGIGDTFEEISIFKEHESEYSVRSSGKSQVLCFPREIFKSILENNSQAQNFIRQYIAEKSCQSFIVPLFKLNSGFNPQEIKEIVKNTGIRRVSKGESIIIQGDTENRDLYIVRKGKIRIIFKNDAQQHILADYEKGDIFGEKACITNMSQPAHAVADCDSVLLVIPRKTIGTILKQIPDLRSFFEKRTDFIEKEINRHLSLAGQNKNMFLFSGGAAAGRGEKFIRHFPLSEQAEEADCGAACLSMICRYHDINISTGKLNEMTKVTVQGATMESLVRTGESLGFTAKGVKCTYKILESFDLPLIVHWKGYHFIVIYGISSSHVWTADPGAGFKKMSRSEFENGWTDYCITFTPPDQMSMAQKQQSSWIRFASYLLPLKKYLMDIFFAVFIIQVLGLVPPVIIQNILDRVVVHQSYDLLNIMIAGLGIATIFRLITGYVSAYLMNFMIRKLDFNMISHFYKHILSLPVSFFTMRKVGDIIARFHENNTIRRFMTEGSISTVLNTLMLFTYFTVMFIYNAELTLILIAFLPPIIILTLLAAPKYKDYARKIFYARADTESILVETLGGAEVVKGMGIEHSMRMKWEKKYAKTLSLRYRAELFAVLITSVSSALQAGTQLTLLWVGTRMVLNQELTIGQLMAFNVLIGSVMSPVMGLVGIWNELQECLVSIERLGDILEVEPEQKPEEIQSRIILPELAGSFRFEKVFFRYGGKESSYILRNINLNIEPGQTIAVVGPSGSGKTTLAKLMTGFYKCSEGKIYVDDYDINLLDMESYRKHIGYVMQENSLFSGTISENIAIGDLNPDFQKITHAAKLADADGFIKNLPMQYGQVAGERGMGLSGGQIQRICIARALYHNPGLLIFDEATSSLDSESETQIHHNLQNIFKNRTAVIIAHRLSTVKNADKIIVLYEGSIEEQGNHEELINKKGMYYQLVKKQNIGD; translated from the coding sequence TTGAGCGGACTTCTTCAATTTATATCCGAAACATATGCTTTTTCAGGTTTCAGCCCTGAAGATATTGAATACATAACTGCCGGATGCCAGGTTAAAAGTTATGACTTGGGAGATGATATAATAAAAGCAGGCGAATTTTCTCCAGGACTCTGGCTTGTCCGTTCAGGCAAAGTCAGGATGTTTACTCAAAAAGGAAAAAAAGAGATAAGCACAGGCATTTGCGGGATTGGAGACACCTTTGAAGAAATCTCAATCTTTAAAGAACATGAATCTGAATACTCAGTTCGTTCATCAGGGAAAAGCCAGGTTTTATGCTTTCCCCGTGAAATCTTCAAGAGTATCCTGGAAAATAATTCACAAGCACAGAATTTTATAAGACAGTATATTGCTGAAAAATCATGCCAAAGCTTTATTGTGCCTTTATTTAAGCTCAATTCAGGATTTAACCCCCAGGAAATTAAAGAAATTGTTAAAAATACAGGCATTCGCAGGGTATCAAAAGGAGAATCCATTATAATTCAGGGGGATACGGAAAACAGGGATTTATATATTGTAAGAAAAGGGAAAATACGGATTATCTTTAAAAATGATGCTCAACAGCATATCCTGGCTGATTATGAAAAAGGAGATATTTTTGGAGAAAAAGCCTGTATAACCAATATGTCTCAGCCTGCACATGCTGTTGCAGACTGCGATTCGGTTTTGCTTGTTATTCCAAGAAAAACAATAGGGACTATCCTGAAACAAATTCCTGATTTAAGGTCTTTTTTTGAAAAACGCACTGATTTTATTGAAAAGGAGATTAATCGCCATTTATCCCTTGCAGGACAAAATAAAAACATGTTTTTATTTTCAGGAGGGGCAGCAGCAGGCAGGGGAGAAAAATTTATCAGGCATTTTCCCCTTTCAGAACAGGCAGAAGAAGCTGACTGCGGGGCAGCCTGTCTTTCCATGATATGCAGGTATCATGATATAAATATTTCAACAGGCAAACTTAATGAAATGACAAAGGTTACAGTACAGGGCGCAACTATGGAAAGCCTTGTACGCACAGGCGAATCTCTGGGTTTTACGGCAAAAGGAGTAAAATGCACCTATAAAATACTTGAAAGCTTTGACCTTCCGCTTATTGTGCATTGGAAAGGATACCATTTTATTGTTATATACGGCATTTCAAGCTCCCATGTATGGACAGCAGATCCAGGAGCTGGATTTAAAAAAATGTCCCGTTCTGAATTTGAAAACGGGTGGACAGATTACTGCATAACCTTTACCCCGCCAGATCAGATGTCTATGGCTCAAAAGCAACAGTCCTCCTGGATTCGTTTTGCAAGCTATCTGCTGCCTTTAAAAAAATATCTGATGGATATATTTTTTGCTGTTTTCATTATCCAGGTGCTTGGGCTGGTACCTCCTGTTATTATCCAGAATATTCTTGACAGAGTTGTAGTTCATCAGAGCTATGATCTTTTAAATATCATGATTGCAGGTCTTGGAATTGCAACGATATTTAGATTGATTACAGGCTATGTCAGTGCCTATCTCATGAATTTCATGATCCGCAAACTTGATTTTAACATGATTTCTCATTTTTATAAGCATATACTCTCCCTTCCTGTTTCATTTTTTACAATGCGCAAAGTCGGCGATATTATTGCCCGTTTTCATGAAAACAATACAATCAGGCGTTTTATGACAGAAGGCAGTATAAGCACTGTATTAAATACCTTAATGCTGTTTACCTATTTTACGGTAATGTTTATTTATAATGCTGAATTGACACTTATTCTTATTGCATTCCTGCCTCCTATTATAATCCTTACCCTGCTTGCAGCACCAAAATACAAGGATTATGCACGAAAGATATTTTATGCACGGGCTGATACTGAATCCATTTTAGTTGAAACCTTGGGAGGTGCCGAAGTTGTTAAAGGCATGGGAATTGAGCATTCCATGCGCATGAAATGGGAGAAAAAATATGCAAAAACCCTCAGCCTTCGTTACAGAGCAGAACTTTTTGCTGTTTTAATAACCTCTGTCAGCAGCGCTTTACAGGCAGGAACCCAGCTTACTCTTTTATGGGTGGGGACAAGGATGGTACTTAACCAGGAACTTACCATAGGCCAGTTAATGGCTTTTAATGTTCTGATTGGAAGCGTTATGTCCCCGGTCATGGGCCTGGTGGGAATCTGGAATGAGCTTCAGGAATGCCTGGTATCAATAGAACGTCTTGGAGATATTTTGGAGGTAGAGCCAGAACAGAAGCCCGAAGAAATCCAGTCCCGTATTATTCTTCCTGAACTTGCAGGAAGTTTTAGATTTGAAAAGGTTTTTTTCAGATACGGGGGCAAAGAAAGCTCATATATTCTCAGAAATATAAATCTTAATATAGAACCAGGACAAACAATAGCTGTTGTAGGTCCAAGCGGTTCAGGAAAAACAACCCTGGCAAAGCTTATGACAGGTTTTTATAAATGCAGTGAAGGTAAAATTTATGTTGATGATTATGATATTAATCTTCTGGATATGGAGTCTTACAGGAAACACATCGGGTATGTTATGCAGGAAAATTCACTTTTTTCAGGAACTATTTCTGAAAATATTGCAATCGGAGACTTAAACCCTGATTTTCAGAAAATAACCCATGCTGCAAAACTGGCAGATGCCGACGGGTTTATAAAAAATCTGCCCATGCAGTACGGGCAGGTTGCTGGAGAGCGCGGCATGGGGCTTTCAGGAGGACAGATTCAGCGAATCTGTATTGCAAGAGCGCTTTATCACAATCCAGGTCTTTTAATCTTTGACGAGGCAACATCTTCCCTTGACAGCGAATCTGAAACACAGATTCATCATAATCTTCAGAACATTTTCAAAAATCGTACTGCTGTTATTATAGCCCATCGTTTAAGTACTGTAAAAAATGCAGATAAGATAATTGTTTTATATGAAGGCAGTATTGAAGAACAGGGAAATCATGAAGAATTGATTAATAAAAAAGGAATGTATTATCAGCTTGTTAAAAAACAGAACATTGGAGATTAA